The Cylindrospermum stagnale PCC 7417 genome segment GCGATTGTCTTTTGCTTTGTTGGGAGTAGCTACGCCTTCAGAGTTAATTCAAGATAAACACTATTCTACGCCTTTTAATATCGGTCGAGCTATTGAACTTCAAGGATTTCAAATCAAAGATAGCGAACCTTTAGTAAAAGGATTAATAGGAAAAGTTAGCAACCCGGAAGCAGTTTTAAAAGAAGTTTTATATTGGACTAGCGGACAGCCTTTTTTGACTCAAAAACTCTGTTGGTTAATTGTTAATCACTGTAATAACAGCACAGAATTTTCTGCACCTCAAGATGGTGAAGAATCGCAGTGGATTGAGCAAATTGTGCAGAACCAAATTATCATAAATTGGGAAAGTCAGGACGAACCAGAGCATTTAAGGACAATTCGCGATCGCCTACTTCGCAATACTCCCAGAAGCCAACAATTATTACAGCTATATCAGCAGATTATACAAGAGGGAAAAATCCCGGCTCAGAACTCCCCTGAGTATTTAGAATTACGTCTATCGGGACTTGTCAGCCAACACCAAGGAAGTTTAATAGTCAAAAACCCAATCTACGCGAGAGTCTTTAATTTGGATTGGGTACATGACAACCTGACAATAGAAATCTCTAATTCTCAGATAGTTACCGCTAATTCGGGGTTGAACAGGCACAAAGATATGGAAGAAAGCGTCTTTGTATCCCATATTAGCCCTGTGTCTATTGACAATATGGACAATTCCCTCAATTCTCCCTGTTACCCAAGTGGTGCAGTTCCCCTCAATTCTCCTTTTTACATAGAACGAGCCGCAATTGAGAAGCAAGTTTATGAAGAAATTAAAAAACCTGGAGCTTTAGTACGGATTAAAGCACCTAGAGAAATGGGTAAATCTTCTTTGCTACTGAGAACTTTGGATTATGCCACTCACCAAGGCTACCACACTGTTAGCTTAAATCTAGAGCAAGTTGATGATGTAATTTTGAATGATTTGAATAGATTTTTGCGCTGGCTATGTGCCAATGTTACTCGTCAACTTCAGCTAGAACCGAAGTTAGAAGACTATTGGGATGAAGATATCGGTAGCAAAATTAGTTGTTCTCTTTATTTTCGCAATCATCTATTAAAACAAATTGATACTCCTTTAGTTTTAGCGTTGGATGAAGTCAACTATATTTTTGAACATCCTCATGTAGCAAAAGATGTTTTACCTCTGTTTCGTTCTTGGTATGAAGAAGCTAAGAGAGAACCAATTTGGCAAAAATTACGGCTGATTATAGTTCACTCAACTGAAATTTATGTTCCTCTCCAGTTAAAGCAATCTCCCTTTAATGTAGGATTGCCAATAGAGTTAAGCAGCTTCAGTTTAGAGCAGGTACGGCAGTTAGCTCAGTGCTATGGACTTAATTGGACTGATGGCCAGGAAGCTACAGAACTTATGGCTATGCTGGAAGGACATCCAGCATTGGTACATATGGCTATTTATCATCTTAGCCGGGGGGAAATGACCTTTGCTCAATTCCTGGATACAGCAGCTACATCAAAGGGAATTTATGCTTATCACTTGCAGCGTCATCAAGTAACATTGCAAGAACAACCTGAATTAGCGAAAGCGTTAGATAGTGTGATCAATGCTCAACAACCGATAACATTAGATTCGCTGATGACTTATAAACTAAGCAGTATGGGGCTGATCAAACATTTAAAAGATCAGGTGATACCAAGCTGTGAATTATATCGCCAGTATTTTGGCTCCAAAAACAGCGAACTATAGAAGAAATGGTAAACACTTTCGTTGTTGTCAAGAACGACTTTAAAACCGGAGATAATACATTAATTGCGCGATCGCTTCCCCTGATAATTCCAAGCGTTGTTGAAAATCAATCAAATTACGGTAAGGGCCAGCAGCCAGACGGGTTTCCACCACTGCTTGAGCTAGAGGTAAATCAATAAAGGGAACTTGTGCCAATTTCTCCACCGTGGCTGTATTTGGGTTGACTAACAGCGCCGGTTTATCTAGAGAATCGTCATCATAATAACTAAAACTCAGTAGGGCATTTAAGGCTGCCAGTCGCTGTGCGGGGATACTCAAAGCCGCAGCGATATCTTCAATACAATAAAATTTAACACCAGACCGTGAAAGTTCTACAAGCGATCGCGCTTGGTGAATCGACAACCCAGGTAGACGCAGCCAATCATCTACAGTAGCAAGATTTGCATCAATACGAATGCCCAGTTTTACCGCCAGCTGGATTTCTTCCCCAGACTGTAGTCGATAGTAGGGATCATTGAGCAGCTTGGCGCGGAGTTTTTGTAATTTGAGATTCAAAGGTAGCCAGTTATTCATGATTATCGCTGATGTCAAGAAATCTGGTCTAGCAACTGGCGGCGCTTTTGCTCAAATTCATACTCAGTGATCAAACCATCTTGACGAAGAGCATCTAACTCACGCAAGGCATTAGCCATCGCTCCCACTTGATTACTTGTTTGCTGAGAAATTTTTACCGCCGACTTACCCAGATTAAAATGACGATCAAAAGCTTCTTCATCTTGAGCCAAGTACCAAACCCCCTCAATAGCACTAGCTACCTTGGGGATAGGCGTCCAGGAAAGCAGTACATACAATATTCCCCACAGCGGCTGTCCCAGATAAAATTTATGTAATCCTGAAATTGTCAGCGTGCCAGAAAAAGCTAAAATAGCAGCAACGCTTCGGCTTTTTCGCTTAGTTAACATAATTTCCAATTAATCTACCAATACCATAATTTCTCAATTCAGACAGCCATAATAGCAAAGCTTGTTGATAAATTCAGCATGGCCAAATTCCTACTTATTGGCAAACATACCATCCATTCTAACCAACGACCCCACCATGGCCTTCAGATTCTTGCTAGGGACTCCAGCAATTTTGGTGATTAATCTAGGAGATATCAACCAAATAACCTGACTAAGCCAAGACGAAACACTCTTGTTCGATAAAAATCGCATCTACCAACTATAGTTATCACGGTGTGAACTGATTGGAGTCACCAGCAGAGAATGCTGCATTGAGTTTTAATGATAACTCTAAGGTTTTAAAGGATTATGCCGTGCTGGGAATTTCTGTGAATGCTGATGAGCGGCAAATTTCCAAACGCTATCACGTTTTAGCTTAAACAGTAGAAGCCGCTCACCTAGCCGATAGGGAGGTGATGAGATGAATACGCGTGAGTGACGAATTGCCCAACGAGCTTTCATTAAGCGCAGCTTAATCAGTGTTGTTGGGCGACGAGGAATGAACATTTAAATTCCTAATATATTCACGAATAATATCTGTTTTGGTTCTTCCTGTTTGTTTTGCGTATTGCTCTCATATTTCCATCTCCAATTGCTCTACGCGGACATTTAAATTTACTTTTACCATTGGCATTGTAATGATATTTCCATTACAATAATAGTAGATGGCAAAGCCGTTCGCGAAGCGTGCCGTAGGCATAAATGCTGGTCATCTCTAAGCTGTACCTTGACAACTCAGAGTATGGGGTTCTACCCAGTAACAGACACTTCTGTGTCGCCTTCTGTGGGTAGGTAAAACTCTGACAGTACAAAGGCTAGAACAATTTTTGTACTTGTTCAACTGTGCGTCGGGGCATCTCGTGCAGTATAAACAAAGCTCAGTTAATGTCCGACGGGATACCGGGAGTCACTGAGAAGCCCACACCTACAGCTTGCTGAGGTGTGGGAGTATGTCACCAAAGTTGCTGCATCCCGATAACTATAGCAAAACCCACAAGCCAGACCAAGAATTAGCCAAGGCGATATTTACCTGTTTGATCAACCAACCGATTACGAGCAACGGAAGCAGACAAAACAACGCCTCAGCGTGATAGCGGTGTTGCGATTAGACGCCAGCGAATTAGAGCAGCGGAAAACTTCGTCTTTTCAAGAGTCTGTAGCAGAAAAACTGAAGACCATGTCTGCACAGCCAGCTGAGTTATTTTATGAAGAGGCAAACACATCTTAATAAGCTCAATCCCCAGCACCCACTAGCGTTGAGATACACCGCCAAAATGAAAATTATCCCAGGTGAAAACACCAAACCCCAATCAATCGCCAAAGCTTTGGGTATCGCTGCAATATTTAAGCACATTTTTATCTAAGAAACGGTAAATAAGTCAAGTGTTGAGATTTCGGTAAAAAACCGTACTCAAACCGAAGTTTATTCCCTAGATTAGTCTCCTAGACTAAAATAAAACTACAAGCTACTGAGTGGCATCACTCAACTGAGTAGAAGCAACATGGGATTCTTTGACTCGGAGATAGTTCAGCAAGAAGCTAAACAGCTGTTTGAAGATTATCAAGCGCTGATTCAGCTTGGCAACAACTACGGCAAATTTGACCGTGAGGGCAAAAAGCTGTTTATTGAGCAAATGGAAGCCATGATGGATCGATATCGCGTCTTTATGAAGCGCTTCGAGCTATCAGAAGATTTCATGGCGCAAATGACTATACAGCAGCTCAAAACTCAGCTAGGTCAGTTTGGCGTCACACCGCAACAAATGTTTGAGCAAATGAATGTCACCCTCCAACGGATGAAGGCGGAGCTAGAAAAACAGACCTAGTAACGCTTTCTCGGCATTAAAAATTCACAATTAAACATTAAAAAGCTGATGAAGCAGGCTTTTGATAGATTTTGAATGGTAGCTTTATTTCCGCCGTGATGTACTAATCAACTTGAGATTTGAGATTTTAGATTTTGGATTGGCAATAAATCCAAAATCTAGAATTTGCAATGTGAAATTATTGGGATTTGGGGCGGGGAAACTGGCTCGGAGACTTGAAGTTCTCCACCGCTACACCCTTCATTGCCTTCTGCATAAAATCACGCCAGATGGGAGCAACCATTCCCCCACCCGTTGCACCGCTAGCTAATTGCCTGTTGTCGTCTCTTCCTACCCAGACAGCAGTCGCTAACTGTGGCACAGTACCGACAAACCAGATATCCTTTTCTGAGGAGGTTGTTCCTGTCTTGCCAGCAGATGGGCGATCTATGGCGGCACCCTTACCAGTACCCTCAGTCATTACCGATCGCATAATATCGATAGTTGCTGCTGATGCCCAAGGATCGAGAACGAGCTGGGGTTTAGGCGTATTGTCTAGCAACACATTGCCACTACTGTCAGTCACACGGACAATCACTGTCGATGGTGACTGCCAGCCATAATTGGCAAAGGTAGCATAAGCACTAGCCATTTCCAAGGGGGTAACGCCAATAGCACCTAGAGGCAAAGAAGATACAGGTTCCATCGGACTCATAATGCCCAAAGTCCGGCAGGTTTCGATCACTTTATTCATCCCCACAGACTTACCAAGCTTAATCACGGGAATGTTGCGCGATTGTGCTAGAGCAGTGCGAATTGACATTGCACCTTTAAAGCTACCGTCATAGTTTCTCGGAAAGTACCGACCGTTACCATCTGGATAGCTAACTGGGGAATCGAACACCGTTGTATCTGGAGCAAACTTACCAGTAGCAAAAGCAGTATAGTAAACAAAGGGTTTAAAAGAAGAACCAGGCTGACGTTGAGCTTGGGTAGCCCGGTTGAACTCGCTGACTTTAGGATCTACGCCACCCACTAGGGCTTTGACAAAATGTGTGCGCGGATCAATTGCCACCAAAGCGATTTGATTCCTCGATAACCCATTACCTCGGAGTCTTTCATGCCACTTACCGACAGTTTCCTCTGCCATTTCTTGGAATCTGGCATCAACTGTAGTTTGCACCCGCATCCCGCCTTTTAGCAGTGCTTCGCGCCCAAATTTTTTCGCCAACTCCTGAGCCACGGTATTGGTAACATAAGGTAAGGCACTACCTTGAAAAGACCTGATTCTACCAAGTTTGATTTCTTGCTTGAGGGCGTTGTCGTACTCTGACTGGGTGATCCAGTTCAACTCCAGCATCCGTCTCAGCACTTCTTTTTGTTTCTGTTTTGCCAGCTTCATGCTCGCAAACGGGCTGAATTCTTCTGGTGCTTGGATCAAACCCGCCATCATGGCTGATTCACCCAAGGTTAAAGTTTCCGCTGACTTGTTGAAGTAGCTGCGTGCTGCTGTTTGCACACCATAATTGTTATGACCCCAATAAACTTGGTTGAGGTACATTTCCAAAATTTGGTCTTTACCGAGAATTTGCTCTAACCGAATTGCTAGCACCGCTTCTGCTATCTTCCGGGTAAAGGCACGTTTTTGAGACAAAAATAAATTTTTCACCAACTGCATGGTGATGGTAGAGCCACCCTCTTTTACACCACCTGCTACCCAGTTGACTACCACAGCCCGCCCAACGCCAGTGGGGTTAATCCCGTGGTGATCATAGAAATGACCATCTTCGCTGGCTAATACGGCTCGTTTGAGATTTGGGGAAATTCTATCTAGAGGTACAACTTCCCGGTTAGCTTCCCCGTGGATACTCGTTAAGAGTTTGCCTTTAACATCATAGATATATGAAGTTTCTGAGGGAAAAAAGTTACGTAGTTGTCTCACATCTGGCAAATTGCGGAAACTAATGGCTAGGCCAACCAGTCCTCCGGCTACAATGGAACTTGCCAACATAGTGATTGATAAAAGAGTACTGCCAGTTATCTGACCTACCCCTTTCAAAAACTCAAAACCTGATGAAGCCCGAAGTTGCGGCTCTTTGTCTTCAAAAGTCCTAGACGACACGGCGATTCCACTTCCTCACTTGTAAATATAACTGTAATTCAATCCAATGAAGTCAGACGGTTAGTTTTTTGATGATTATATTAGTTTGGCAGATGAAAGAACGGACAACTTGCCAGTGAACATAACCAACTTAACGAATAGTACTGAAAACGTAGTTTATAGCGAATTTCCGAGTATGGCGCTAAATTTTTCTTGGTTGCGTCGTGGTATAGCAGAAATTTTTCCTCAACCCCATGATGCTGACAGTGAAACGGAAAGTCTAGAAAAGCGGTTGGCGAATACGAACCGTCCTTTAAGAGTCAAATTGGGTATTGATCCTACAGGTGCAGATATTCATCTTGGTCATAGCATACCTGTCAGAAAACTGCGAGCTTTTCAAGATGCAGGTCATACGGCAGTTTTGATTATCGGTGATTTTACGGCACGCATTGGTGATCCAACGGGTAAATCTGATGTACGTCGTCAGCTAACAGAAGATGATGTGGCCCTGAATGCCCGGACTTATCTCGACCAAGTGCGCCCTATTTTAGATTTTGACACACCTGGACGGTTAGAGGTGCGCTATAACTCCGAATGGCTTTCCCGGTTGGATTTGGGGAAGATTTTGGAGTTACTTTCCACGATGACTGTGGGACAGATGCTAGCTAAGGAGGGTTTTGCAGAACGCTATAAACAAGAGAATCCTATTTTCCTCCATGAGTTCCTTTATCCGCTGATGCAGGGTTTTGATTCTGTCGCCGTTGAGGCTGATGTGGAGTTAGGCGGGACTGACCAAAAGTTTAACATTGCTGTGGGGCGAGATTTGCAACGCCATTTTGGATTAAAACCTCAGTTTGGTCTGCTGTTGCCAATTTTGATTGGCACGGATGGAGTGCAAAAAATGTCTAAATCTTTAAACAATTATGTGGGTTTGGGGGAGCATCCTTCACAAAAGTATCAGAAGTTGCAATGTGTGCCAGATAATTTACTGTCACAGTATTTTGAACTATTGACAGATTTGCCTTTAGATAAATTGAAGGAAAATCCACGCGATCGCCAAAAACATCTCGCTTGGGAAATTGTCAGACAATATCATGGGGAAGAAGCGGCTAACGAGGCTCAAAAAGCGGCGGAATCTTGTGGAGAAGAAGGTACACTTCCCGAATTTTCATTAGCTGAAGCTGAGGTACAGTTTCCGGCTAAGTTGGCTTATGTACTTTGTTTGAGTAAATTGTGCAAAAGTACCAGCGAAGGTAAGCGGAA includes the following:
- a CDS encoding AAA-like domain-containing protein, whose amino-acid sequence is MFAKLNATYQPGGSLPPDAPTYVVRQADTELYKGLLAGDYCYVLNARQMGKSSLRVRTMDKLQTQGFTCAEIELSGIGSQQITAPQWYGGIIQELVSGFKLQINRRSWLKERDDLSPLQCLNQFIETVLLTQIQEKIVIFIDEIDNVLGLKFSTDEFFALIRHCYESRAIKPAYRRLSFALLGVATPSELIQDKHYSTPFNIGRAIELQGFQIKDSEPLVKGLIGKVSNPEAVLKEVLYWTSGQPFLTQKLCWLIVNHCNNSTEFSAPQDGEESQWIEQIVQNQIIINWESQDEPEHLRTIRDRLLRNTPRSQQLLQLYQQIIQEGKIPAQNSPEYLELRLSGLVSQHQGSLIVKNPIYARVFNLDWVHDNLTIEISNSQIVTANSGLNRHKDMEESVFVSHISPVSIDNMDNSLNSPCYPSGAVPLNSPFYIERAAIEKQVYEEIKKPGALVRIKAPREMGKSSLLLRTLDYATHQGYHTVSLNLEQVDDVILNDLNRFLRWLCANVTRQLQLEPKLEDYWDEDIGSKISCSLYFRNHLLKQIDTPLVLALDEVNYIFEHPHVAKDVLPLFRSWYEEAKREPIWQKLRLIIVHSTEIYVPLQLKQSPFNVGLPIELSSFSLEQVRQLAQCYGLNWTDGQEATELMAMLEGHPALVHMAIYHLSRGEMTFAQFLDTAATSKGIYAYHLQRHQVTLQEQPELAKALDSVINAQQPITLDSLMTYKLSSMGLIKHLKDQVIPSCELYRQYFGSKNSEL
- a CDS encoding helix-hairpin-helix domain-containing protein, yielding MNNWLPLNLKLQKLRAKLLNDPYYRLQSGEEIQLAVKLGIRIDANLATVDDWLRLPGLSIHQARSLVELSRSGVKFYCIEDIAAALSIPAQRLAALNALLSFSYYDDDSLDKPALLVNPNTATVEKLAQVPFIDLPLAQAVVETRLAAGPYRNLIDFQQRLELSGEAIAQLMYYLRF
- a CDS encoding NINE protein, which encodes MLTKRKSRSVAAILAFSGTLTISGLHKFYLGQPLWGILYVLLSWTPIPKVASAIEGVWYLAQDEEAFDRHFNLGKSAVKISQQTSNQVGAMANALRELDALRQDGLITEYEFEQKRRQLLDQIS
- a CDS encoding DUF1825 family protein, whose protein sequence is MGFFDSEIVQQEAKQLFEDYQALIQLGNNYGKFDREGKKLFIEQMEAMMDRYRVFMKRFELSEDFMAQMTIQQLKTQLGQFGVTPQQMFEQMNVTLQRMKAELEKQT
- a CDS encoding transglycosylase domain-containing protein — encoded protein: MSSRTFEDKEPQLRASSGFEFLKGVGQITGSTLLSITMLASSIVAGGLVGLAISFRNLPDVRQLRNFFPSETSYIYDVKGKLLTSIHGEANREVVPLDRISPNLKRAVLASEDGHFYDHHGINPTGVGRAVVVNWVAGGVKEGGSTITMQLVKNLFLSQKRAFTRKIAEAVLAIRLEQILGKDQILEMYLNQVYWGHNNYGVQTAARSYFNKSAETLTLGESAMMAGLIQAPEEFSPFASMKLAKQKQKEVLRRMLELNWITQSEYDNALKQEIKLGRIRSFQGSALPYVTNTVAQELAKKFGREALLKGGMRVQTTVDARFQEMAEETVGKWHERLRGNGLSRNQIALVAIDPRTHFVKALVGGVDPKVSEFNRATQAQRQPGSSFKPFVYYTAFATGKFAPDTTVFDSPVSYPDGNGRYFPRNYDGSFKGAMSIRTALAQSRNIPVIKLGKSVGMNKVIETCRTLGIMSPMEPVSSLPLGAIGVTPLEMASAYATFANYGWQSPSTVIVRVTDSSGNVLLDNTPKPQLVLDPWASAATIDIMRSVMTEGTGKGAAIDRPSAGKTGTTSSEKDIWFVGTVPQLATAVWVGRDDNRQLASGATGGGMVAPIWRDFMQKAMKGVAVENFKSPSQFPRPKSQ
- the tyrS gene encoding tyrosine--tRNA ligase; the protein is MNITNLTNSTENVVYSEFPSMALNFSWLRRGIAEIFPQPHDADSETESLEKRLANTNRPLRVKLGIDPTGADIHLGHSIPVRKLRAFQDAGHTAVLIIGDFTARIGDPTGKSDVRRQLTEDDVALNARTYLDQVRPILDFDTPGRLEVRYNSEWLSRLDLGKILELLSTMTVGQMLAKEGFAERYKQENPIFLHEFLYPLMQGFDSVAVEADVELGGTDQKFNIAVGRDLQRHFGLKPQFGLLLPILIGTDGVQKMSKSLNNYVGLGEHPSQKYQKLQCVPDNLLSQYFELLTDLPLDKLKENPRDRQKHLAWEIVRQYHGEEAANEAQKAAESCGEEGTLPEFSLAEAEVQFPAKLAYVLCLSKLCKSTSEGKRKIQEGGVRLDGVKITDADTTYQHPSELQGKVLQVGKNKFVRLTP